The Aedes aegypti strain LVP_AGWG chromosome 3, AaegL5.0 Primary Assembly, whole genome shotgun sequence genome contains a region encoding:
- the LOC5572955 gene encoding zinc finger protein 436 yields MDIVPESCRLCLSASEPTSPIYERLTLAEITELLLDTLGIQISNAEDYANICNGCEMKVKLMYTIYNEFRQADKLFCSFLDTKRSEMALMEEDKTSISIVTVLPLETIREDKVETECEMATDVRDGNENEDNVQRTTSLTISKQEYEDSDDQDYVDVSFPDPDYSSDEDKPSTSKLLSCYICKDFNGTKRALVSHLQNDHSPLLPYYCDRCLVGFDEDLIAVNLHFQSHDLPYGCLFCEDLFSTEEELEAHSKSCIGYQCSHCLDYFQVVQYLKEHDCKSSKNQRVRVLTKMVGPLRNMNRYIPHVCGMCNEDMGKNDRLAYHFEREHNNCQLQLFSCDICPKKFTMLLAARLHRISHKSYQVKQRKPVVQERNECSICLREFRFNKELLAHIEAEHAESGVEFHQCSKCERKFTSEAKLQKHDYNTHQGKQPQFFCSYCGRVFNKKLGLRDHENLHRGITEYHCKDCNKNFTYKSTYDRHMQVVHSDAKEFTCEYCHKSFKRKPTLKVHLRLHTGEKPYQCEYCSRRFVDPSSFHKHKTKEHGWKSSFHA; encoded by the exons ATGGACATCGTTCCCGAATCGTGCCGGCTGTGCCTGTCGGCCAGCGAACCAACCAGCCCCATCTACGAGCGCCTAACGCTGGCGGAAATCACCGAACTTCTGCTCGATACGTTGGGCATTCAG ATTTCCAACGCCGAGGACTACGCTAACATTTGCAACGGGTGCGAAATGAAGGTCAAACTGATGTACACCATCTACAACGAGTTCCGGCAGGCGGATAAGCTTTTCTGTTCATTTTTAGA TACCAAACGATCGGAAATGGCACTGATGGAAGAGGATAAAACGTCGATCAGTATCGTAACTGTTCTGCCTCTGGAAACCATAAGGGAAGATAAAGTAGAGACCGAATGCGAAATGGCCACGGACGTTAGGGACGGTAACGAAAATGAAGATAACGTTCAGAGAACCACAAGTCTGACCATCTCCAAACAGGAGTACGAAGACAGTGACGATCAAGACTATGTAGATGTGTCGTTCCCGGATCCGGATTATTCCAGCGACGAGGACAAGCCTTCCACTTCGAAGCTTCTATCCTGCTACATATGCAAGGACTTCAACGGAACGAAGCGAGCTCTTGTCTCGCATCTTCAGAACGATCACAGCCCCCTGTTGCCATACTATTGCGATCGATGCCTCGTGGGATTTGACGAGGATTTGATAGCGGTTAATCTACACTTCCAATCGCACGATTTGCCCTACGGATGCCTCTTCTGCGAAGATCTATTCTCTACGGAAGAGGAACTGGAAGCTCACAGCAAATCCTGCATAGGGTATCAATGTTCGCACTGTCTAGACTACTTCCAGGTCGTTCAGTATCTCAAAGAGCACGACTGCAAATCCAGCAAGAACCAACGGGTTCGTGTCCTTACCAAAATGGTCGGACCGCTTCGTAATATGAACCGGTACATTCCGCACGTCTGTGGCATGTGCAACGAGGACATGGGCAAGAACGACCGCTTGGCGTACCATTTCGAGCGGGAACACAACAACTGCCAGTTGCAATTGTTCAGCTGTGATATCTGCCCGAAAAAGTTCACTATGCTGCTTGCGGCCAGACTTCACCGGATCTCGCACAAGAGTTACCAGGTCAAGCAGCGGAAGCCAGTCGTCCAGGAGCGCAACGAGTGCTCGATCTGTTTGCGCGAGTTTCGCTTCAACAAGGAACTGCTGGCCCACATCGAGGCCGAACACGCCGAGTCCGGAGTGGAGTTCCACCAGTGTAGCAAGTGCGAGCGGAAGTTCACCTCGGAGGCGAAACTGCAGAAGCACGACTACAACACCCACCAGGGCAAACAGCCGCAGTTCTTCTGCTCCTACTGCGGCAGGGTGTTCAACAAGAAGCTGGGCTTGAGGGATCACGAGAATTTGCACCGCGGCATCACGGAGTACCATTGCAAGGATTGCAACAAG AACTTCACCTACAAAAGCACTTACGATCGCCATATGCAAGTGGTTCATAGTGATGCCAAGGAGTTCACTTGCGAATACTGCCACAAAAG CTTCAAGCGAAAACCCACCCTCAAGGTGCACCTCCGGCTGCACACCGGTGAGAAACCGTACCAGTGCGAGTACTGTAGCCGGCGGTTCGTCGATCCCAGCTCGTTTCACAAGCACAAAACCAAGGAGCACGGTTGGAAGAGCAGCTTCCACGCCTAA